A stretch of the Flavobacterium aquiphilum genome encodes the following:
- a CDS encoding GTP cyclohydrolase codes for MITIKEAKTKSELTEFIKFPFSLYKGNQYWVPPIIADELESFDKDKNPAFNTAQANFYLAYRDNKILGRIAAIINWDEVNQQQKNKVRFGWFDVIDDIEVTKALLEKVYEMGQKHNLEYVEGPMGFSNLDKVGVLTEGFDELGTMVTWYNHPYYAKHFEQLGYVTEKEFMENKFPFANAKPEFFEKIAELVKKRYELKPINFKSTKDVMPYVDKMFDLFNESYAKLSSFVAITDIQKEYFKKKYISFINPEYIKYIEDKDGNLVAFGIVMPSFSKALQKANGKLFPFGFLHLLNARRNSKDVVFYLIGVRPDYQNKGVTAVIFKEYYETFTAKGINYCYRTPELSDNLAIQLIWKNFDPVVHCRRKTFRKSL; via the coding sequence AGCCAAAACCAAAAGCGAGTTAACAGAGTTTATAAAATTCCCATTTTCTTTATACAAAGGAAACCAATATTGGGTTCCGCCAATAATTGCTGATGAACTTGAATCGTTTGATAAAGACAAGAATCCTGCTTTCAATACCGCTCAGGCCAACTTTTATTTGGCTTATAGAGATAATAAAATCTTAGGGAGGATTGCTGCCATTATCAATTGGGATGAGGTGAATCAGCAGCAAAAGAATAAAGTCCGTTTTGGTTGGTTTGATGTTATTGATGATATCGAAGTAACTAAGGCATTACTTGAAAAAGTATATGAAATGGGACAAAAGCACAATCTCGAGTATGTAGAAGGGCCTATGGGGTTCTCAAATCTGGATAAAGTAGGGGTTTTGACCGAAGGTTTTGACGAATTGGGAACTATGGTTACCTGGTACAATCATCCCTATTATGCAAAGCATTTTGAGCAATTGGGTTATGTAACCGAAAAAGAATTTATGGAGAATAAATTCCCTTTTGCAAATGCGAAACCTGAGTTTTTTGAAAAAATTGCCGAATTGGTCAAAAAACGATATGAACTAAAACCAATCAATTTTAAATCGACTAAAGATGTGATGCCTTATGTGGATAAAATGTTTGATTTGTTTAATGAGAGCTACGCTAAGTTGTCTTCTTTCGTGGCAATAACGGATATTCAAAAAGAATATTTCAAGAAAAAATACATCAGCTTCATCAATCCTGAATACATAAAATACATTGAAGATAAGGATGGAAATCTAGTCGCTTTTGGGATTGTGATGCCTAGTTTCTCGAAAGCACTTCAAAAGGCCAATGGTAAATTGTTCCCTTTTGGATTTTTACATTTATTAAACGCAAGACGTAATAGCAAGGATGTTGTTTTTTATCTTATTGGTGTTCGTCCTGATTATCAAAATAAAGGTGTGACTGCTGTAATTTTTAAAGAGTATTACGAAACTTTTACTGCAAAAGGGATTAATTATTGCTATAGAACTCCCGAGTTGTCTGATAATTTAGCCATTCAGTTGATTTGGAAAAATTTTGACCCAGTTGTTCATTGCCGAAGAAAAACGTTTAGGAAATCACTATAG